The proteins below come from a single Aegilops tauschii subsp. strangulata cultivar AL8/78 chromosome 6, Aet v6.0, whole genome shotgun sequence genomic window:
- the LOC109779872 gene encoding putative ripening-related protein 6, translated as MGNTAKVVAIFGVLVFLQVVSCDVAPHHADLGNSLASIHTGTMTVDGYEEGEEGGGPAACDGIYHSDGDLLTTLPTELYAGGGRCHSFIGISSIQTGRSTLAMVVDVCDDCTEDELGTSAAVWNALGLDTNAGVAPIRWAVP; from the coding sequence ATGGGAAACACCGCCAAGGTCGTGGCAATCTTTGGCGTTCTTGTGTTCCTGCAGGTCGTATCATGTGATGTCGCCCCGCACCATGCTGATCTAGGGAATTCTCTCGCCAGCATACACACAGGAACCATGACGGTGGACGGGTACGAAGaaggagaggagggcggagggCCGGCAGCATGCGACGGCATATACCACAGCGACGGGGATTTGCTGACAACGCTGCCTACAGAGCTGTACGCGGGCGGGGGCCGGTGTCACAGCTTTATAGGCATCTCCAGCATACAAACCGGGCGTAGCACATTGGCCATGGTCGTGGACGTGTGCGATGACTGCACCGAGGATGAGTTGGGGACGTCCGCCGCTGTGTGGAATGCCCTGGGGCTCGACACCAATGCCGGCGTCGCGCCCATCAGGTGGGCTGTCCCATGA
- the LOC109779870 gene encoding kiwellin-like → MGSTSKAVVIFGILVFLQVSGAAGPAMDLRALISLNGFQQGEEGGPAACEGQYHSDGLFLVALNTAWYENGARCGKAVSCAVVRHHADLGSSLASVQAGTMTVDGYEEGEEGGGPAACDGIYYSDGDLLTTLPTELYAGGSMCNRIIAIASTQTGHSALALVVDVCDDCGDDELGTSAAVWNALGLDTNAGVAPIRWFVL, encoded by the exons ATGGGGAGCACTAGCAAGGCGGTGGTAATCTTTGGCATCCTTGTGTTCCTGCAGGTGTCCGGCGCGGCTGGGCCGGCCATGGATCTCCGGGCGCTGATATCATTGAATGGCTTCCAGCAAGGAGAAGagggcgggccggcggcgtgcGAGGGCCAGTATCACAGCGACGGCCTCTTCCTGGTGGCGCTGAACACGGCGTGGTATGAGAACGGCGCCCGGTGCGGGAAA GCCGTATCATGTGCCGTCGTCCGGCACCATGCTGATCTAGGGAGTTCTCTCGCCAGCGTCCAGGCAGGAACGATGACGGTGGACGGGTATGAAGAAGGAGAGGAAGGCGGCGGGCCGGCAGCGTGTGATGGCATATACTACAGCGACGGGGATTTGCTGACAACATTGCCTACAGAGCTGTACGCGGGCGGGAGCATGTGTAACAGGATTATAGCCATCGCCAGCACGCAAACCGGGCATAGCGCATTGGCCTTGGTCGTGGACGTGTGCGATGACTGCGGCGATGATGAGTTGGGGACGTCAGCCGCCGTGTGGAATGCCCTGGGGCTCGACACCAATGCCGGCGTTGCACCCATCAGGTGGTTTGTCCTATGA
- the LOC109779869 gene encoding putative ripening-related protein 6 — MASTSKVVAIFAILVFVQVWCAAGQVYNVPAVMSLNGFEQGEEGGPAKCDGQYHSDDLYLVAMTSVWYGPGLRCGKMISIKSSGGSSLQAMVVDECDSDNGCGATEISTSAAVWKFFGLDTSVGEVAVTWSDV, encoded by the coding sequence ATGGCGAGCACTAGCAAGGTCGTGGCGATTTTTGCCATTCTGGTTTTCGTGCAGGTGTGGTGCGCCGCCGGGCAAGTCTACAACGTCCCAGCGGTGATGTCGCTGAACGGCTTCGAGCAGGGAGAGGAGGGCGGGCCGGCGAAGTGCGACGGCCAGTACCACAGCGACGACCTCTACCTGGTGGCGATGACCTCAGTGTGGTATGGGCCAGGTCTCCGGTGTGGCAAGATGATCAGCATCAAGAGCTCTGGCGGGAGCAGCCTGCAGGCCATGGTCGTGGACGAGTGCGACTCGGACAACGGCTGCGGCGCTACCGAGATCAGCACGTCGGCCGCCGTGTGGAAGTTCTTTGGGCTTGACACCAGTGTCGGCGAGGTGGCCGTCACCTGGTCGGACGTCTAA